A stretch of Pseudomonas taetrolens DNA encodes these proteins:
- the nagZ gene encoding beta-N-acetylhexosaminidase: protein MSSALQGSLMVDVAGTWLTAEDRHLLRQPEVGGLIIFARNIEHPRQVRELSASIRALRPDLLLAVDQEGGRVQRLRQGFVRLPAMRAIADNPNAEYLAEQCGWIMATEVLAVGLDLSFAPVLDLDYQRSAVVGSRSFEGDPERAAVLAGAFIRGMNDAGMAATGKHFPGHGWAEADSHVAIPTDERSLEQIRAHDLVPFARLSKHLAAVMPAHVIYPQVDSQPAGFSRRWLQDILRGELQFDGVIFSDDLSMAGAHVVGDAASRIEAALSAGCDMGLVCNDRAAAELALSAAQRMKVTPSPRIARMRGQAWASTDYRQDPRWRVAMGALKDAQLID from the coding sequence ATGAGTTCTGCCTTGCAAGGCTCCTTGATGGTCGACGTCGCCGGCACCTGGCTGACGGCTGAAGACCGGCACTTGCTGCGCCAGCCTGAAGTGGGCGGGCTGATTATTTTCGCACGCAACATTGAGCATCCACGCCAGGTGCGCGAGTTGAGCGCATCGATTCGTGCCCTGCGCCCGGACCTGCTGCTGGCAGTCGATCAGGAGGGCGGGCGGGTGCAGCGCTTGCGTCAGGGCTTTGTGCGTTTGCCGGCCATGCGCGCCATTGCCGACAACCCGAATGCCGAGTATCTGGCAGAACAATGCGGCTGGATCATGGCGACCGAAGTGCTGGCCGTCGGGCTGGACCTGAGCTTTGCACCGGTGCTGGATCTGGATTACCAGCGCAGCGCGGTGGTGGGCAGTCGATCGTTTGAAGGTGATCCGGAGCGTGCCGCTGTGCTGGCAGGTGCTTTTATTCGCGGGATGAATGACGCGGGCATGGCGGCCACGGGCAAGCATTTTCCGGGGCACGGCTGGGCTGAGGCGGATTCCCATGTGGCCATTCCGACCGATGAGCGCAGCCTTGAGCAGATTCGGGCCCATGACCTTGTGCCGTTTGCCCGTTTGAGCAAACACCTGGCCGCGGTCATGCCCGCCCACGTGATCTACCCTCAGGTCGACAGTCAGCCCGCCGGTTTTTCCCGTCGCTGGCTACAGGACATCCTGCGCGGCGAGCTGCAGTTCGATGGCGTGATCTTCAGTGATGACCTGTCGATGGCCGGTGCGCATGTGGTGGGTGATGCCGCCAGTCGAATTGAGGCAGCTCTGTCGGCCGGTTGCGACATGGGGCTGGTGTGCAACGACCGTGCTGCGGCAGAGCTGGCGCTCAGCGCTGCCCAGCGCATGAAGGTGACCCCTTCGCCGCGGATTGCACGCATGCGGGGTCAGGCCTGGGCCAGTACCGATTATCGTCAGGACCCGCGCTGGCGGGTGGCGATGGGTGCCCTCAAAGACGCTCAATTGATCGATTGA
- a CDS encoding DEAD/DEAH box helicase: protein MPLSQTPRLTKPLAATWISRFKEQSLERGRRYALENRVRIVQIGDSLITASCQGSSDNTYRQTIQLRESAKGTLLLVSANCTCPVRTNCKHTAAVLLKIEDTLNYPAAARDAELLEKLQAVLDSRRPAQLPEHVVDDARPIPRLWLASVEFSAFEPRNGKMQRYIQHRAALSFNYLDQYVSGQKNADILIRQEQQILRIKRHSETENACREQLRRLGFKIATRQSKALPESAGELFEMVNDSAWLNFTLNEMPGLREQGWELQIDEDFGFDLSPVEDWYANVDEAPERDWFDLELGIIVNGQRLSLLPILLNLMRSHTDILSPEKLARRQDNELILVNIPATPNSPHGPLQVALPYGRLKPVLATLGEFYLNEPGATTLRIKSADAPRLNALDALPLRWEGGEHIRGFAQRLRDIKDFAVEAPEGLNANLRPYQLEGLSWMQSLRQLEVGGILADDMGLGKTLQTLAHILCEKNAGRLDRPAMVVMPTSLIPNWLDEAAHFTPQLKVLALFGASRKKHFEQLNDYDVILTTYALLPKDIEQLAKLPLHILVLDEAQYIKNPGSKASQAACELVARQRLCLSGTPLENHLGELWSLFHFLLPGWLGDVKTFNRDYRVPIERHGNDERLQHLNARIKPFLLRRTKEQVATELPPKTEIIHWVDLNEAQRDVYETMRLAMDKKVRDEITRKGVGRSQIIILEALLKLRQVCCDLRLVSDSPPKKGSTSGKLDSLMLMLDELFAEGRRILLFSQFTSMLGLIEAELKKRNVSYALLTGQTRDRRTPVRDFQSGKLQIFLISLKAGGVGLNLTEADTVIHYDPWWNPAAENQATDRAYRIGQEKPVFVYKMIARGTVEEKIQHLQQEKSDLAAGILDGRIAGDWKLQDDDIDALFAPLPPKSEKR, encoded by the coding sequence ATGCCCTTGAGCCAGACACCTCGGCTGACCAAGCCGCTCGCAGCGACCTGGATCAGCCGTTTCAAAGAGCAAAGCCTTGAGCGTGGCCGGCGCTACGCACTGGAAAACCGTGTCAGGATCGTGCAAATCGGCGACAGCCTGATCACCGCCAGCTGCCAGGGCTCAAGCGACAACACTTACCGCCAGACCATTCAATTACGCGAGTCCGCCAAGGGCACGCTGCTCCTGGTGAGCGCGAACTGCACCTGCCCCGTCCGCACGAACTGCAAACACACCGCAGCCGTATTACTGAAGATTGAAGACACCTTGAATTACCCTGCCGCAGCCCGGGACGCCGAGCTTCTGGAAAAACTCCAGGCCGTACTCGACTCACGCCGCCCCGCTCAACTGCCCGAACACGTGGTCGATGATGCCCGGCCCATACCTCGCCTGTGGCTGGCCAGTGTCGAGTTCAGCGCCTTTGAACCGCGCAACGGCAAAATGCAACGCTACATCCAGCACCGAGCCGCATTGTCGTTCAACTACCTTGACCAGTACGTTTCGGGGCAAAAAAACGCTGACATCCTGATTCGCCAGGAGCAGCAGATCCTGCGCATCAAGCGTCACTCCGAAACCGAGAACGCCTGCCGCGAACAACTGCGCCGCCTGGGCTTCAAAATTGCCACGCGGCAAAGCAAGGCGCTGCCGGAAAGTGCCGGCGAACTGTTCGAGATGGTCAACGACAGTGCCTGGCTGAACTTCACCCTCAACGAGATGCCCGGCTTGCGCGAACAAGGCTGGGAACTGCAGATCGATGAAGACTTCGGCTTTGACCTGAGCCCGGTGGAAGACTGGTACGCCAACGTCGATGAAGCGCCGGAACGTGACTGGTTCGACCTGGAGTTGGGGATTATCGTTAATGGCCAACGCCTGAGCCTGCTGCCGATCCTGCTGAATCTGATGCGCTCGCACACCGACATTCTCAGCCCTGAAAAGCTCGCCCGGCGCCAGGATAACGAGCTGATCCTGGTGAACATCCCGGCCACGCCCAACAGCCCCCATGGCCCGCTGCAAGTTGCCCTGCCATATGGCCGCCTGAAACCGGTACTGGCGACTCTGGGCGAGTTTTACCTGAACGAGCCCGGGGCCACTACGCTACGCATCAAAAGTGCAGATGCACCACGCCTGAACGCCCTGGATGCGCTACCCCTGCGCTGGGAAGGCGGCGAACACATTCGCGGTTTTGCCCAGCGCCTGCGCGACATCAAGGACTTCGCTGTTGAAGCGCCCGAGGGGCTGAATGCCAATTTGCGCCCTTACCAGCTTGAAGGCCTGAGCTGGATGCAGTCCTTGCGTCAGCTTGAGGTGGGCGGAATTCTCGCGGATGACATGGGACTGGGCAAAACCCTGCAAACCCTGGCCCATATCCTGTGTGAAAAGAATGCCGGTCGACTGGACCGCCCGGCCATGGTGGTGATGCCCACCAGCCTGATCCCTAACTGGCTCGACGAAGCCGCGCATTTCACGCCGCAACTCAAGGTGCTGGCGCTGTTTGGAGCCTCGCGCAAAAAGCATTTCGAGCAACTCAACGATTACGACGTGATCCTGACCACGTACGCCTTGCTGCCCAAAGACATTGAGCAACTGGCGAAACTGCCGTTGCACATCCTGGTGCTGGACGAAGCGCAGTACATCAAGAATCCCGGCAGCAAGGCCTCGCAAGCGGCCTGTGAACTGGTTGCACGGCAACGCTTGTGCCTCAGCGGCACGCCGCTGGAAAACCACCTGGGTGAGCTGTGGTCGCTGTTCCACTTCTTGTTGCCCGGCTGGCTGGGGGACGTTAAAACCTTCAACCGCGATTACCGGGTACCGATTGAACGCCATGGCAACGACGAGCGCCTGCAGCACCTCAATGCCCGGATAAAGCCGTTCTTGCTGCGCCGCACCAAGGAGCAAGTGGCCACCGAACTGCCGCCCAAAACCGAGATCATCCACTGGGTCGACCTCAACGAAGCACAGCGGGACGTGTACGAAACCATGCGCTTGGCGATGGACAAGAAGGTTCGCGACGAAATCACCCGCAAAGGCGTGGGACGCAGCCAGATCATCATCCTCGAAGCGCTGCTCAAGTTGCGTCAGGTCTGTTGTGACCTGCGTTTGGTCAGCGACAGCCCGCCGAAAAAAGGCAGCACCTCGGGCAAACTCGACAGCCTGATGCTGATGCTCGACGAGCTGTTTGCTGAAGGCCGGCGCATTTTGCTGTTCTCACAGTTCACCTCAATGCTCGGCCTGATCGAGGCCGAACTGAAGAAGCGCAATGTCAGCTACGCCCTGCTCACCGGGCAAACCCGCGACCGCCGCACGCCGGTCAGGGATTTCCAGAGTGGCAAGCTGCAGATCTTCCTGATCAGCCTCAAGGCCGGTGGCGTGGGGCTGAACCTCACTGAAGCGGACACCGTGATTCACTATGATCCGTGGTGGAACCCGGCTGCCGAAAACCAGGCGACCGACCGCGCCTACCGTATCGGCCAGGAAAAACCGGTATTCGTTTATAAAATGATCGCGCGCGGCACCGTGGAAGAGAAAATCCAGCACTTGCAACAGGAAAAGTCAGACCTGGCAGCCGGTATTCTGGATGGGCGAATCGCCGGAGACTGGAAACTGCAGGACGACGACATCGACGCCCTGTTTGCGCCGCTGCCGCCGAAAAGCGAGAAGCGCTGA